One Solanum pennellii chromosome 9, SPENNV200 DNA segment encodes these proteins:
- the LOC107031786 gene encoding probable glutathione S-transferase, which yields MADIKLLGLWYSPFSKRVEWALKTKGVEYEYIEDDLQNKSLLLLQSNPIHKKVPVLIHNGKPICESSVILEYIDETFEGPSILPKDSYDRALARFWAKFFEDKWPSMMKSLFFKGEEQEKAKEEVNEMLRILDNELKDKKFFVGNKFGFVDVVANAVALWFGVLEEVIGVVSVTSEKFPNFCDWRDEYYIQNKEYLPSRDELFAHYQAYIQRVAASK from the exons ATGGCAGATATTAAATTGCTTGGTCTATGGTATAGCCCTTTTAGTAAAAGAGTTGAATGGGCTCTTAAGACTAAAGGTGTGGAATATGAATATATAGAAGATGATCTACAAAATAAGAGCCTTTTACTTCTTCAATCCAATCCAATTCACAAGAAAGTCCCTGTGCTCATTCACAATGGAAAGCCAATTTGTGAGTCAAGTGTGATTCTTGAATACATTGACGAGACATTTGAAGGCCCTTCCATCTTACCTAAAGACTCTTATGATCGAGCTTTAGCTCGTTTCTGGGCTAAATTCTTCGAAGATAAG TGGCCATCAATGATGAAAAGTCTATTTTTCAAAGGAGAGGAGCAAGAGAAAGCTAAAGAGGAAGTTAATGAGATGTTGAGAATTCTTGATAATGAGCTCAAGGACAAAAAGTTTTTTGTTGGTAACAAATTTGgatttgttgatgttgttgcaAATGCTGTAGCCCTTTGGTTTGGAGTTCTTGAAGAAGTAATTGGAGTTGTTTCGGTGACAAGTGAAAAATTCCCAAATTTTTGCGATTGGAGAGATGAATACTACATCCAAAACAAGGAATATTTACCGTCAAGAGATGAATTGTTTGCCCATTACCAAGCTTACATTCAACGTGTTGCTGCTTCAAAATGA
- the LOC107031787 gene encoding probable glutathione S-transferase, with translation MAEVKLLGLSYSPFSHRVEWALKIKGVKYEFIEEDLQNKSSLLLQSNPIHKKIPVLIHNGKPICESMVILEYIDEAFEGPSILPKDPYDRALARFWAKYVDDKGSAVWKSFFFKGEEQEKAKEEAYEMLKILDNEFKDKKYFVGDKFGFADIAANGAALYLGILEEVSGVVLATSEKFPNFCAWRDEYCIQNKEYFPSRDELLIRYRAYIQPVDASK, from the exons ATGGCAGAAGTGAAGTTGCTTGGTCTAAGTTATAGCCCTTTTAGTCATAGAGTTGAATGGGCTCTAAAGATTAAGGGAgtcaaatatgaatttatagaaGAAGATTTACAAAATAAGAGTTCTTTGCTTCTTCAATCAAATCCAATTCACAAGAAAATTCCAGTGCTAATTCACAATGGCAAGCCCATTTGTGAGTCTATGGTCATTCTTGAATACATTGATGAGGCATTTGAAGGCCCTTCCATTTTGCCTAAAGACCCTTATGATCGAGCTTTAGCGCGTTTTTGGGCTAAATATGTCGATGATAAG GGGTCAGCAGTGTGGAAAAGTTTCTTCTTCAAAGGAGAGGAACAAGAGAAAGCTAAAGAGGAAGCCTATGAGATGTTGAAAATTCTTGATAATGAGTTCAAGGACAAGAAGTACTTTGTTGGTGACAAATTTGGATTTGCTGATATTGCTGCAAATGGTGCAGCACTTTATTTGGGAATTCTTGAAGAAGTATCTGGAGTCGTTTTAGCGACAAGtgaaaaatttccaaatttttgtGCTTGGAGAGATGAATATTGCATCCAAAATAAGGAATATTTTCCTTCAAGAGATGAATTGCTTATCCGTTATCGAGCCTACATTCAGCCTGTTGATGCTTCAAAATGA
- the LOC114073942 gene encoding probable glutathione S-transferase, protein MADVKLIGLWYSPFSKRVEWALKIKGVEYEYIEDDLHNKSLLLLQSNPIHKAVPVLIHNGKPLCESSVILEYIDETFEGPSILPKEPYDRSLARFWAKFFDDKGLAIRKSIFFKGEEQEKAKEEVYDMLKVLDNELKDKKFFVGEKFGFVDIVANAAALWLGVLEEASGVVLVTREKYPNFCDWRDEYCTQNKKYLPPRDELLAHYQVYIQRVTTSK, encoded by the exons ATGGCTGATGTTAAGTTGATTGGTTTATGGTATAGTCCTTTTAGTAAAAGAGTTGAATGGGCTCTAAAGATTAAGGGTGTGGAATATGAATATATAGAAGATGATCTACATAATAAGAGCCTTTTACTTCTTCAATCTAATCCAATTCACAAGGCAGTTCCTGTGCTCATTCACAATGGCAAGCCCCTTTGTGAATCAAGTGTCATTCTCGAATACATCGACGAGACATTTGAAGGCCCTTCCATCTTGCCTAAAGAACCTTACGATCGATCTTTAGCTCGTTTCTGGGCTAAATTCTTCGATGATAAG GGGCTAGCAATAAGGAAAAGTATATTTTTCAAAGGAGAGGAGCAAGAGAAAGCTAAAGAGGAAGTTTATGATATGTTGAAAGTTCTTGATAATGAGCTAAAGGACAAGAAGTTTTTTGTTGGTGAAAAATTTGgatttgttgatattgttgCAAATGCTGCAGCCCTTTGGCTAGGAGTTCTTGAAGAAGCATCTGGAGTTGTTTTGGTGACAAGAGAAAAATATCCAAATTTTTGTGATTGGAGAGACGAATATTGCACGCAAAACAAGAAATATTTACCTCCTAGAGATGAATTGCTTGCCCATTATCAAGTTTACATTCAACGTGTTACTACTTCAAAATGA